One segment of Pricia mediterranea DNA contains the following:
- a CDS encoding magnesium chelatase: protein MNLNHKEIKSLGGLKAAGYQTKSIKDELRDNLREKIKKGESTFEGVWGYDDSVVPELERAILSRHNINLLGLRGQAKTRLARLMVHLLDEYIPVVEGSEINDDPLRPMSRYAMELIKEKGDETPISWLHRDERFSEKLATPDVTVADLIGDVDPIKAANFKLSYADDRVIHFGMIPRANRCIFVINELPDLQARIQVSLFNILEEGDIQIRGFKLRLPLDIQFVFTANPEDYTNRGSIVTPLKDRIGSQILTHYPDDIATARKITEQESNLDLRQSDLVDVPEIAKDLLEQISFEARNSEYVDAKSGVSARTSITAFENLLSTAERRALLTGADKTTLRLSDFLGVVPAITGKIELVYEGEQEGADGVAAILIEDAVKSLFPLYFPKIEKLQKKDAETPYDELVHWFFQGEGFDLLDDFTDEEYKRALDRIPELDLLIKRYQPDFPQSDVYFLKELVLWGLVAHQKLSKNRFSEGYQFKDLYGSFISGL from the coding sequence ATGAATTTGAACCACAAAGAAATCAAGTCCCTCGGCGGACTAAAGGCCGCGGGCTATCAAACCAAAAGCATCAAGGATGAACTCCGTGACAATCTTCGGGAGAAAATCAAAAAGGGGGAAAGTACCTTTGAGGGCGTCTGGGGTTATGACGACTCTGTAGTTCCCGAATTGGAACGCGCCATTTTATCCCGCCACAATATCAATTTATTGGGATTGCGAGGCCAGGCCAAAACACGCTTGGCAAGGCTCATGGTACATTTGTTGGATGAATACATCCCCGTGGTCGAAGGCTCCGAAATCAACGATGATCCCTTGCGGCCGATGTCCCGATATGCGATGGAGCTCATCAAGGAAAAAGGAGACGAAACGCCCATTTCCTGGTTACACCGCGATGAACGCTTTTCTGAGAAGCTGGCCACGCCCGACGTGACCGTAGCCGACCTGATCGGTGACGTGGATCCCATAAAGGCCGCCAATTTCAAACTGTCCTACGCCGACGATCGGGTCATTCACTTCGGAATGATTCCCCGGGCCAACCGCTGCATCTTTGTGATAAATGAGCTGCCAGATCTCCAGGCCCGTATTCAGGTATCCCTCTTTAATATTTTGGAAGAAGGCGATATCCAGATCCGTGGGTTCAAGCTGCGATTGCCCCTGGATATCCAATTTGTCTTTACGGCCAATCCGGAGGACTATACCAACCGAGGGAGTATCGTGACGCCATTAAAGGACAGGATAGGGTCCCAAATCCTGACCCATTATCCCGATGACATCGCGACCGCGCGTAAAATTACCGAACAGGAGTCCAATCTTGACCTACGCCAATCCGATCTCGTCGATGTACCGGAAATTGCTAAAGACCTTTTGGAGCAAATTAGTTTCGAGGCACGGAATAGCGAATATGTCGATGCCAAAAGCGGGGTCAGCGCGCGGACCAGTATAACCGCATTTGAAAACCTATTGAGTACCGCAGAGCGCAGGGCGTTGTTGACCGGGGCCGATAAAACCACGCTACGATTGAGCGACTTCTTAGGCGTAGTGCCCGCTATCACCGGAAAAATAGAGTTGGTCTATGAGGGAGAGCAGGAAGGGGCGGACGGGGTCGCCGCCATTTTGATCGAAGACGCCGTGAAGTCTCTTTTCCCGCTATATTTCCCCAAAATAGAAAAGCTGCAAAAGAAAGATGCAGAAACTCCTTACGATGAGCTGGTCCACTGGTTTTTTCAGGGCGAAGGCTTCGACCTACTCGATGACTTTACCGATGAGGAGTACAAAAGGGCGCTGGATCGGATTCCGGAACTGGACCTATTGATCAAAAGATACCAACCCGATTTCCCCCAAAGCGATGTGTATTTCTTGAAGGAATTGGTACTCTGGGGCCTGGTCGCCCATCAGAAATTGAGCAAAAATCGCTTTTCAGAAGGCTATCAGTTCAAAGATCTGTACGGAAGTTTCATCAGTGGACTGTAG
- a CDS encoding vWA domain-containing protein: protein MAMNMRKGFRFAPYEAPDQTPFEKLFDIFQELITHTSGDFDETIDWLRELDEEYELTDDDYTIDDFIEDLKAKGYIRQEFEDGGGQMGEGEEGDEGEGGGKGNISITAKMERIIRQRALDQIFGKIKRSGSGNHKTGKSGQGDEHTGELREYRYGDGLEHISMTESLKNAQINHGIGNFNLSEEDLVVEDTEYKAQMSTVLMIDISHSMILYGEDRITPAKKVAMALAELITTRYPKDTLDVLVFGNDAWPISIKELPYLKVGPYHTNTVAGLQLAMDMLRRKRNTNKQIFMITDGKPSCLRLPDGNYYKNSVGLDEYIIEKCYNMARQARKLHIPITTFMIAQDPYLMQFIRHFTEANKGKAFFTGLKGLGEMIFEDYENNRRKRLK, encoded by the coding sequence AATATGAGAAAAGGGTTCCGGTTCGCTCCCTATGAAGCACCGGACCAGACTCCCTTTGAAAAACTTTTTGATATTTTTCAAGAACTGATCACGCACACCTCGGGTGACTTTGATGAGACTATCGACTGGTTGCGGGAATTGGACGAAGAGTATGAGCTTACCGACGACGATTATACGATTGACGATTTTATCGAAGACTTGAAGGCCAAGGGCTACATCCGTCAGGAATTTGAGGATGGTGGTGGACAAATGGGCGAGGGGGAAGAAGGCGACGAAGGCGAAGGCGGCGGCAAGGGAAACATCTCGATTACCGCCAAAATGGAACGTATCATCCGCCAGCGTGCGTTGGACCAAATTTTCGGAAAAATCAAACGCAGTGGTTCCGGAAACCACAAGACCGGAAAATCCGGCCAGGGAGACGAGCATACCGGGGAGTTGCGGGAATATCGTTATGGCGACGGGTTGGAACACATATCCATGACCGAGAGTCTTAAAAATGCCCAGATCAACCACGGTATTGGGAACTTTAACCTGAGCGAAGAGGATCTTGTGGTCGAAGATACCGAGTACAAGGCCCAGATGAGTACGGTGCTGATGATCGATATCAGCCACAGCATGATCCTCTATGGTGAGGATCGGATCACGCCCGCCAAAAAAGTGGCGATGGCTTTGGCGGAATTGATTACGACCCGATATCCCAAGGACACCTTGGACGTCTTGGTCTTCGGCAACGACGCCTGGCCTATCTCCATCAAAGAGCTGCCCTACCTTAAGGTCGGTCCCTATCACACCAATACGGTAGCGGGACTGCAATTGGCCATGGACATGCTTCGACGGAAGCGGAATACCAACAAACAGATTTTTATGATCACGGACGGGAAACCGAGTTGTTTGCGACTGCCCGATGGCAATTATTACAAAAACAGTGTGGGGCTGGACGAGTACATCATTGAAAAGTGTTATAACATGGCCCGTCAGGCCCGGAAGCTGCACATCCCCATAACGACTTTTATGATTGCCCAAGACCCATACCTGATGCAGTTTATCCGCCATTTTACCGAGGCCAATAAGGGCAAGGCCTTTTTTACGGGACTAAAGGGGTTGGGCGAGATGATTTTTGAGGATTATGAGAATAATCGGAGGAAAAGGTTGAAATAG
- a CDS encoding tRNA pseudouridine synthase A, producing MSKERHAYLIRLQYLGFRYSGWQIQPEHLTVEGMLTKTLKYVLPEGTDFKILGAGRTDAKVSALNAAFELLIHRPIDDFEDLLAILNTNLPPDIRILSIKPSSDKFNIIKDAKNKQYVYLFSFGGKNHPFCAPFLASIQENLDLGLMKKAARIFEGTHDFANYTVKEKRNSNTIRTISSCRLGENELLTASFFPKRSYLLTVEGPGFLRYQIRMIMGALIQLGRGGLSLQDIKVSLQEGTVFPLSYIAPGSGLLLNHLDFGPAGDGFLEK from the coding sequence ATGAGCAAGGAACGGCATGCCTATTTAATTCGCCTTCAATATTTGGGATTTCGGTATAGCGGATGGCAAATACAGCCCGAACACCTGACGGTGGAAGGGATGCTGACGAAAACCTTGAAATATGTATTGCCGGAAGGAACGGATTTCAAAATACTGGGTGCGGGACGAACCGACGCCAAGGTATCAGCTCTAAACGCGGCTTTCGAACTTTTAATACACCGCCCCATCGACGATTTTGAGGACTTACTCGCCATCTTGAACACAAATTTACCGCCCGATATTCGGATACTATCCATAAAACCCAGCTCCGATAAATTCAATATCATCAAGGATGCAAAAAATAAGCAATACGTCTATCTGTTCTCTTTCGGAGGTAAAAACCATCCGTTCTGTGCTCCGTTTCTGGCCAGTATTCAAGAAAATTTAGATTTGGGATTGATGAAAAAGGCAGCACGGATTTTTGAGGGTACCCACGATTTTGCGAATTATACGGTGAAGGAAAAAAGAAATTCGAATACCATAAGAACCATAAGCTCGTGTAGGTTGGGCGAGAACGAGTTGTTGACCGCCAGTTTCTTCCCCAAAAGAAGCTATCTCTTAACTGTGGAAGGCCCGGGTTTTCTTCGTTATCAAATTCGAATGATCATGGGAGCCCTGATTCAGTTGGGAAGAGGGGGGCTCAGCCTACAGGATATCAAAGTTTCGCTCCAAGAAGGTACGGTTTTCCCCTTAAGCTATATTGCCCCAGGTTCCGGACTGTTATTGAATCATTTGGATTTCGGGCCGGCAGGGGACGGATTTCTCGAAAAATAA
- the corA gene encoding magnesium/cobalt transporter CorA codes for MRRRKTIKKIIPKMPSRYQKKKGKAPGTITYMGRRENLESVVNVLEYNEDEFNLHAPANIDEIVAHKAPPLVSWIDIVGLSDEVFIEKVGNRFGLNSLVMEDIVNTHQRPKIDEYEPHIFGVFKMLYINESGELIGEHVALVLLENAVLVFQELEDDVFKGVRDRVRRKVGRIRSRGSDYLFFALLDAIVDNYFAVLEYLNDKIEVLEESVYADPSPDVAQKIQELKKEVLRVRRWIYPVKELVSRLIDTDHPLIAKQTKIFLRDVLDHAVEVNESLQIYREMSMSLMEMYMSNMSNKMNEVMKVLTIMASIFIPLTFIAGIYGMNFDHMPELHWEYGYYVVWGVMLLLFVGMLVYFKRKGWI; via the coding sequence ATGAGAAGAAGAAAAACAATAAAGAAAATCATTCCGAAAATGCCTTCCCGCTATCAGAAAAAAAAAGGGAAAGCGCCGGGTACCATTACGTACATGGGGCGTAGGGAGAACCTCGAAAGCGTCGTGAATGTCTTGGAGTACAATGAGGATGAGTTCAACTTACACGCCCCGGCAAATATTGACGAAATTGTCGCCCATAAAGCCCCACCGCTGGTCTCGTGGATAGATATCGTCGGTCTTAGCGACGAGGTTTTCATAGAAAAAGTGGGCAACCGTTTCGGCCTGAACTCCCTTGTGATGGAAGATATCGTGAATACCCATCAACGCCCCAAAATCGACGAATACGAGCCACATATTTTTGGAGTTTTTAAAATGCTATATATCAACGAAAGCGGCGAGTTGATCGGGGAACATGTCGCACTGGTACTCTTGGAAAACGCAGTGCTTGTGTTTCAGGAACTGGAAGATGACGTTTTCAAGGGGGTGCGCGACAGGGTTCGAAGAAAGGTGGGACGCATCCGTTCCCGGGGTTCCGACTATCTCTTTTTTGCGCTACTCGATGCCATAGTGGACAATTATTTTGCGGTACTCGAATATTTAAACGACAAAATCGAGGTTTTGGAAGAATCCGTTTATGCTGACCCAAGTCCCGATGTGGCCCAAAAAATCCAAGAATTAAAAAAGGAGGTGCTACGGGTAAGGCGCTGGATCTATCCCGTTAAGGAATTGGTCAGTAGGCTTATCGACACTGACCACCCCTTGATTGCCAAGCAGACCAAAATCTTTCTTAGGGACGTTCTCGATCACGCAGTGGAGGTCAATGAAAGCTTACAGATTTACAGGGAAATGTCGATGAGCCTTATGGAAATGTATATGAGCAACATGAGCAATAAAATGAACGAAGTCATGAAGGTCTTGACCATAATGGCTTCCATTTTCATACCCTTGACCTTTATTGCCGGTATATACGGAATGAATTTCGACCATATGCCGGAGTTACACTGGGAGTATGGGTATTATGTGGTGTGGGGGGTAATGCTACTTCTCTTTGTTGGGATGCTCGTCTACTTTAAAAGAAAAGGCTGGATTTGA
- the cysM gene encoding cysteine synthase CysM, protein MPKSILDLIGHTPLVESRTLNTNPNVKLLFKLEGHNPGGSVKDRAALNMIKSGLDRGDFDRNSKLIEATSGNTGIALAMIAGSFGLNIELVMPENSTKERIQTMRAYGATVTLTSVDVGIEGARDYAEEKVKNEGFISFNQFANDDNWKAHYESTGPEIWRDTEGEVTHFVSAMGTTGTIMGVSTFLKEKNGKVQIVGVQPTDGASIPGIRKWPEAYLPKIFDARKVDNTLEVTQDEAMDMARRLAKEEGIFSGMSSGGATAAALRLVDTLESGVVVSIICDRGDRYLSSDLFQ, encoded by the coding sequence ATGCCTAAATCAATTCTCGACCTGATCGGTCATACGCCGCTGGTCGAATCCCGTACCCTAAATACGAATCCGAACGTCAAATTACTTTTCAAGCTTGAGGGACATAACCCCGGCGGCAGTGTGAAAGACAGGGCCGCGCTAAATATGATTAAAAGTGGATTAGATCGCGGGGATTTCGACCGAAACTCCAAGCTTATCGAAGCCACGAGCGGAAATACAGGCATCGCCTTGGCCATGATTGCCGGTAGTTTCGGATTGAACATAGAGCTCGTAATGCCCGAGAACAGCACTAAGGAGAGGATACAGACCATGAGGGCCTACGGGGCGACAGTCACCCTGACTTCTGTTGATGTGGGCATTGAAGGCGCGAGGGATTATGCAGAGGAAAAGGTCAAAAACGAAGGCTTTATCTCTTTCAACCAATTCGCGAACGATGACAACTGGAAGGCTCACTATGAATCCACAGGACCCGAGATCTGGCGGGATACCGAGGGCGAAGTGACCCATTTTGTATCCGCCATGGGTACGACCGGGACGATTATGGGCGTTTCGACCTTTCTCAAAGAAAAAAACGGGAAGGTGCAGATCGTAGGCGTCCAACCCACAGACGGCGCCAGCATTCCCGGTATCCGGAAGTGGCCGGAAGCGTATCTGCCAAAGATATTCGACGCCCGTAAAGTAGATAATACCTTGGAAGTGACGCAGGACGAGGCCATGGACATGGCCAGGCGCCTGGCCAAGGAAGAAGGCATCTTTTCCGGAATGAGCAGTGGGGGCGCCACGGCAGCGGCATTACGTTTGGTCGATACGCTCGAAAGCGGGGTCGTCGTTTCGATTATCTGTGATCGGGGCGATCGGTATCTATCGTCCGACCTTTTTCAGTAA